The following are encoded together in the Chanodichthys erythropterus isolate Z2021 chromosome 16, ASM2448905v1, whole genome shotgun sequence genome:
- the gng5 gene encoding guanine nucleotide-binding protein G(I)/G(S)/G(O) subunit gamma-5 — protein sequence MSGSSSIVAMKKVVQQLRFEANINRVKVSQAAAELQQFCIQNALQDPLLTGVSSSTNPFRTQKVCSFL from the exons ATGTCGGGCTCATCAAGCATTGTTGCGATGAAGAAAGTCGTTCAGCAGTTGCGCTTCGAAGCAAACATCAACAGAGTAAAG GTTTCTCAGGCGGCTGCAGAGCTTCAGCAGTTCTGCATTCAAAACGCCCTACAAGATCCCCTGCTGACCGGAGTGTCTTCAAGCACCAACCCCTTTAGGACACAGAAGGTTTGCTCCTTCTTGTGA
- the LOC137003769 gene encoding meiotic recombination protein REC8 homolog: MDYVLVRVPPPVSGLPRPRFSLYLSSQLQYGVVLVYHRQCEFLLEDTQGAIDKLLRLNRKANIDLMDEETRQSHMIPDAVALFDETEGARDPFFGVMECGYGLPSPSSYIQVDRMEGVLPEHVPPTREPTPPSDGITASQESITLTEREPVIMPEPEFEGADLQESDMIELLLEQPDHFLEREDERQPEIDREREQIEIETEEDREPRMPDEREQERAALERETARDLTTSVSLDLAQITGASSQEVVLLPEEDLGLPMEMPLLEEREKTPVSVSVPIPSPPPAEEEMAVEPERERVVRERSPRLEPAVVRPESPKEQRKRRRQLLFIDEQIQISQEEMRARIDDVETETRPLVALIKPPLKKRGAKELLGNPCLSLPPEILALWKQVAVVMPIPPSRQRWEVPVAEEIPETEGERPEPAEREEERELSSKEVSKHSM, translated from the exons ATGGATTACGTGTTGGTCAGAGTCCCGCCCCCTGTCTCAGGATTGCCCCGCCCCCGTTTCTCCCTGTATCTGTCCTCCCAGCTGCAGTATGGAGTGGTGCTCGTCTACCACAGACAGTGTGAATTTTTGTTAG AGGACACTCAGGGGGCAATTGATAAACTGCTCCGCCTTAACCGGAAGGCTAACATTGATTTGATGGATGAAGAAACCAG gcagagtcacatgatccccGATGCTGTTGCACTATTTGATGAAACAGAGGGGGCGAGGGATCCGTTCTTTGGAGTTATGGAGTGCGGGTACGGCCTGCCAAGTCCAAGCAGCTATATTCAGGTGGAT CGAATGGAGGGGGTTTTACCAGAGCATGTCCCGCCCACTAGAGAACCAACACCACCTTCAGATG GCATCACAGCTAGTCAGGAGTCCATCACTCTGACAGAAAGAGAACCTGTTATCATGCCTGAGCCAGAG TTTGAAGGAGCAGATCTGCAGGAATCCGACATGATCGAACTACTGCTGGAGCAGCCAGATCACTTTCTTGAGC GTGAAGATGAGAGGCAGCCGGAGatagacagagaaagagagcaaaTAGAGATTGAGACAGAAGAGGACAGAGAGCCGAGGATGCCTGATgaaagagagcaagagagagcaGCTCTTGAGAGAGAGACAGCACGAGATCTGACAACATCAGTCTCTTTAGATCT GGCACAAATCACTGGCGCGTCAAGCCAGGAAGTTGTCCTGCTGCCTGAGGAGGATTTGGGGCTGCCCATGGAGATGCCTCTGTTAGAAGAAAGAGAAAAGACACCAGTATCTGTGTCTGTACCCATACCATCCCCTCCGCCCGCCGAAGAGGAAATGGCTGTTgaaccagagagagagagagtggtgAGAGAGAGGAGCCCTCGTCTTGAG CCCGCTGTAGTGAGGCCTGAATCTCCTAAAGagcagaggaagaggaggagacagCTGCTCTTCATTGATGAACAAATACAGATATCTCAAGAGGAAATGAGGGCCCGGATTGATGATGTGGAGACAGAGACCAGGCCTTTG GTGGCACTCATCAAACCACCCTTAAAAAAGAGGGGTGCTAAAGAACTTCTCGGGAACCCTTGCTTGA GCCTTCCACCTGAAATCCTGGCGCTATGGAAACAGGTCGCGGTCGTGATGCCCATCCCACCATCCAGGCAGCGCTGGGAGGTTCCTGTAGCAGAGGAGATACCAGAGACAGAGGGGGAAAGACCAGAACCAGCAGAGAGAGAAGAGGAGAGAGAGCTTAGCTCAAAAGAGGTTAGCAAGCATAGCATGTGA